Part of the Zea mays cultivar B73 chromosome 4, Zm-B73-REFERENCE-NAM-5.0, whole genome shotgun sequence genome is shown below.
TCTAATCCTGATCGTCGCTTACGAATCCAACGGCCCTAGGGCTTTCTTCCACCACCCGACCGAGGCCGAGCAGTGGCATCCCAGCCCAAGCcagggagctcaccggagcacCCCAATATAGCATTCCCGGGCATGATTAACCCTATGGCAGGTCAAAAATTAAAGCGGGCATCAATAGCGAAGCAACCGGGAAGGAGCTCACCGTGGATGACGTGCACAGGAGCATCGTCCATGACACAGGGCGGCCCGCGGCGGCGTTATGTCGACGACGAGCAATTGCGCCAAATCCGAAGCTTCCCCATGGATGCCGATGCTTTGTATATCTTCTACTCAACCTAGTGATTCCCCAGAGCCACAAATCCAGCCCCGAAGACGCCCCTTTCAACGAGATTATGCGCGGCGCGGTCAGGGGATCCTCCTTGAGCGAGTTCCCAGCTCGTGGTGCTTTCCGTGATGAAGATGACGAGGGGAAAGGGGCAGGGCGCTTCAGGATTTATATCTGCTAGCCCCGAAATTCgagcgagaaaaccacccgcgagatCGTCGGGCACTCGGCCATGGCGACCCTGGTTTGTTCTGCCATGGGGATTCTGTTACGATGAGACTAAGCTGACTTTAGGGGTCCACTCGTCGGTGATCGAAGGTGGATGCAGCATGCCCAGTGAAGCTGAACAGCGGGACCCGCGCGCCAGAGGTAGTGGGGATTAACCTGCGCGCGCGAGTTGGCTGCAGTGTGGGATTTAGTGGGCTGCGGTAGGGTTTCGGCCCGAGGCgagttttctttcttttctttttattttccttttctatttccatTTCTATTTCCTATTTTCTATTTCAAATAAATTTGAATCTGAGTTAGCATTTTAAATATAAACAAAACAAGAGACCCAACATGATGCAAgtatagaatatatatatatatattattttacttgtcTAAGCAAATGCTTCAAAACATGTAGACTTAATTAAGAATAAATCACACAATTAAATCATTAAGGAccctttttcatattttttaataAAATAAGTGAGCACTTTATTCAAAGTTAAAAGTTTATTGTCTATTTATTTAAAAAATATCTTCAATATGCAACACACGCCTGGCTTCGTATGCAGTCAAGCTAAAAGTTTATATAAAAAAAATAGTGTTTATCccttatttatttttttatttattttattattttttatatataaattttgggctttacatcaGGAGCAACCCTGTGGGTGTGGCAGAGGGGCGACCGCTCCGGGCCCCCGATTTCAAAAGGCCCAACCCTAAATATATACTTATATTGTCTAGACTATAACTTTATGGCATAATAGTTCAACAGTATAGTATTGAAGAGTTGACAACTACGAtatattcatatctagatcatatTCAAACATGTTAGAATAAAATTTTAAGATTATACTGTAATATgtacttatttatttatttgttatttaatATGAATATTTTTAGATATATATATTGGATAACATGTATATATAAAAAATAATTAGAAAGGCCTCTAGTTTAAAACTTGCCTCGGACCGGGCCACTAAAATGTAAGACCGCCACTGCTCCTCGTGCTTTGGCGAGCGGCTCAACGAGCTTGCGGTGCGCGCCATCCAGGACGTCGAGTGCAAGTGGCTGCTCTACATCTCCCAACAGATGAGAGCGTCTTCTTCCCGTTCATTACCAGGCACACTTTCCGCGCCCGCCTGCAGACTATGAATGAGTCCCCCCATGCCGCTGTCCGCTACCAATTTTTAGGGAAATTAAAGGAAGCTATTGGAGTAGAGACTTCTTTAGGTACTAAAGATTTTTTTGGAAGACCCAATCCGTAGGTATAGGGATATTAACTTGAgcggttggagatgctctaaggtaCTCACATTTTCATGGCAAGATGAAGTCACACGCTAGCGAGACTCATCAATCCACTGCAGGTGCCAATGTGCCATCAGCTTAATGGTTTGggcagaagaaggaaaagatttcTCGAAGACTTCAACATTTCACATTTGAGTATGAATAGAACTGCTCTTTAGCAGGCGCTATCGTCAGAAATTGATGTGCTACATAGAAATACTAATGTTCAGCCCATGCTATCGTGCTTGATCAACATACAAGTCTGGGTGCGCTATTCCACATCCATCTGGGATCAGCTCCCAAAAAAATTGGGTGGATCCATCAAATAAGATTCAGATAAGACCTCTCCTGGCCGTGGAACGTGAAAAATAAATCTCCAACCATGGTCCAGTGTTATTGCCCAAATAAACTAGAAATAGCCGTCAGATATCCAGCTAGCTGCAGAAATGGATGAGCACACGATCACATATCAGTAGCGCGAAACAGCAGTAATTAACATTCTGGTTTCTAAGTAAATAATTATCTAGTATCAGACATTACTGCTGTCCATTTTAACATTTCCAAGCTATGTTTATTGGTTATGGTAAAAGTTTGTATATATTAAAAACTGAATTTCTACTACATTTGGTTTATGTACCTGCCCTAAGATGTCCTTTCCTGTCTGAGCCTCCACTAGCAATCCAGCCGTGAGTCCTATCACTGCCAATGCCCCGTTGATCGCTTCTGCTTGACGGCGCCTCTACACAACAGACCAGTGATTCGGATCAAATTTGAAGAGTAAGAAAACACAATGAAGCATCAATATATAATATAGACTGATATTGGGATTCAGAGGGGAGTGCAGCAGATGATGTTCTCCAGGACAAACAGACACCAATTAATGGATGATTAAATAACTATTTGTTAACAGAAAGTGGAGACCATACATTAGTGAAATAATAAAATAAACATATATGTTTCACTAAATGAATTTCAGCATCTCTCTTATGAGCTATAATTTCCACCACAGGTAGATTTTTTTAATTTAGGGTGCATTTGACACCTAGGAACCGTTCCGATTCAGCTCCGGAACACAAAATTACGACCAAACAAATACTACAATGGTGTTTCTCGTTCTCATATTGCAGGACAGCATGAACAGGGAAAAGCCTAGTTCTGTTTCCAGTTTTCTGAAACAACGATTCAGCACCAACAATTGGCCCAAACAAAAGGTATATGTTTTCCACTTTTCCTTACTACGAAGGTTCCATCTATTAGCATATATGATTGATTATTTGATTTAGTCTAAGGAATGATACACTCCAATACAGCAACAATGCACCTTCAGCTTTTCTTTGGCCCTAATTTCTTGCATTTGTTTAGCAGCTAGGCGCTTAGCTTCCAGTGGATCAACCATCACAACATTCTCACCTGAGCTTCTTTTGCCTTGTGGTGCCTGATTCATTTGAAAAAAAACCCAGTTCAGCTACCAAGAGAGGATGCATTATATAGAATAAGGATTCAGCAACTGGCACTAAATAAAGTTGAATAACTTTCTCCAGAACCTGGGATATTATAAAGCATAAAGTGAAGAGTACTAAGCAATTATGGTGTCCTGGTTGGGATATAGGAATATGAAATTGAGCTTAAACTTGTAAAAAAATCACATAAAGTTATGCTCAACAAACATTATTAATTTCATATCCGACCAACCCTAAAAAAATAGATGGTATGCTCAAAAAGCCTGATGCATACATCTGCACTAGCAAAGGCCAGAACGTGGCTTCTCCGATATATTGTATGTCCCAATTGCTTGTATTGGATCGTCCATCTATGAGAGAAAAGTAATATAACTCAGAGGTCAGTAAAGTTGTAATGCGAGTACTATTGATGTCACTAATCAAAACCAGAATTAGCTATTATTAGTAAACTAAGAGCATGTTTGTTTAGGATTATAAAAAAACAAGGAGACTCTCAATTTTGGCGAGGCCTCATGGACTGTAAGCAGGAATATTGTAAAAACAGAAAAATGGAAATTGGAAATGGTGTCTCTACTAGTTTTTGGTTGGATAAGTGGTGTGGTGATGAACCTTTATCCATGAGATACAAAAGACTTTTTGAGTTATCTCTTAATAAAGAGATAAATGTGAATTGGGCCTTAAGAGACAACTGTAACTCCTTAATCTTTAGAAGAAGATTATTTGGAGCTGGGGTCAATCTGTTGGATGATTTAAAAAATAACTGTGCAGATTTCTGTCTTATAGACAGAAATGATAAACCATGTTGGTTGCTTGATAAGAAAGGATTTTCAGTGAAATCATCTTATAGAAACTTTAAAGTAAATATGAACAGGGATCCTTGTTGGTTCATCTGGAAGGCAAAAATACCTCAGAGAATTAAAGTTTTCCTCTGACTGGTCATAAATGATAAAATCTTATCCAAGGAAAATCTGAGAAAGAAAAACTGGCAAGGGAATGTAAATTGTGAGTGGTGTGGTTGTCTTGAAACAACCAGCCATATCTTTTATAATTGCCAGGTTGCATCTTTTTCTTGGAAAATTATTCAGATGTCCTGTCCGTCTCTAACTCTTCCCAAAAATGCTAATGATATGTTTGGGAGATGGTTATGCAAATTCAAAGGTCATGAAAAAAATTTGATCACTGTTGGTTGCAGTGCAGTTCTCTGGTCGTTGTGGAAGCATAGAAATGATTTCTGTTTCAACAACATTTCCTCTTTAAATGCTGTTAACCTTGTGTTTCTGTGCTGCTCTTGGTTGGATGCTTGGGCGATTCTTCAGAAAGAAACTTCAAGAAAGATGCTGCTGGAAGGAAGCTCCCTTCTCAGAAGAATGGTTAAGGAGGTCTTCAACAGGAATTTTGGCTGGGCGCCGATGGATAAAAGACTGTGCAACTAACGTTGAGCGTGATGTCTGTTTGTTTTAGATGTGTGGCTTGCCTGGCTCTCGAAGGCCCTTTTGGTTCTAGGGTATTTGTTTCACAATGTGTTGCTTTTGTCTGGTCGCTGGGGCTTTGTGTGTGGTCGGCCTTGCCAAAAACTGGTTGGTAGTGGTTGCAGTGGTTGTGCGGTATGACTTTTTTGTCAGAAACTGTAGTGATCCACCTTAGGCCTGGATGGCTTGCTTATGCTCTTTTAGTTCTATGAGCTAAGTGGTGTAATAAGTAGTTTTTTCGTTTGAATGTTGTTAAAACTGTGGTCctatttcttaatgaaatagggggAATCCCCTTTCTGTTAAAAAaatataatctaacttattttgAACTGATGTTTTGTTtaaaataagttagattatataatctgagtggattataatcccaaacaaacaagaACTAAGTAAAATCAACTGATATTAATTCAAAAGTACGGGTCTCCTAGCTGCTTGCAACCCCAAATGAGGAAGTGGAAACACTTTGCAGTTGAACAAAAAGTCGAAACGAATTTTTTTTTCCAAGGGTTTGTAACTGAAGAACAGGGTTTGAACTTGAAATTAGTAACTAGtctacatatggtaagaaaggaAACCAGATACACCAGAATGTGGAGTTCCAACAAAATAATCTTTAATACTTATAGCAGTTTAAGGTAAGTTCATAAGACTGCAGAGAACAGAAATCAACACCAAACAGTTTTCGTGTTGGCTAGCTTCAGGAACAACAATGCAAAATTCTCGTCTAACAAGGAAAAAAACAAAATTTAACATCATCGAGCAACTTAATTTGGGATTTCAAGAAAGCTTCAACGAATTGGCCAGGAGGCGGGGCAACAAAGAAGCAAGACCATACCTGGACAAGGACGGAGCAGAGGACACACGCTTGATCATGAGGAAGCAGGAGGAGCCAGAAGAACAAGAGGCTGAGAGAGGAGGAATCGACGCCAAGAAGCAGAGACCGGTGGAGCACGCCATTCTTGCTGCCCCCGCCTCCCTGGCCTCCTCTCCTCCTTTTTTACGGACGCCGGACACCGTCGTGTTCTACCCTCTAGTTTCGTTTCTTTTGCTTTCTTTCCCAAATCAGGTCGTCGTTATCCGTTTGCCTCACCGTTTTAGGTAGGGCTTCTTGACGGTCTTGGGCCGGCCCACGGCCCAAGCGGAAGATTTGAGATCACCACACCACACTCCGCGACGGCCATCGCTCTCACTCCCGCCCGCTGCCTGACTGTCCCGGCGTCGATCCGGAAGTGGGAGCTGGACTTCTGCTCGCGGTCGCGGCCCATCCTGGACGCGCGCGGCAAGAAGGTGTGGGAGCTCCTGGTGTGCGAGTGCGACGCCACGCTCTCGCTCCAGCACGCCCGACTTCCCCAGCAACGCCAACGCCATCAACAGCGTGACGCTCCGCGACACGCTGGCCTCCGTGCCCACGCCCAATCGCGTCCGCTTCGTCCGGTCCCAGACGCAGACCACCATCGCCCGCGCCTGCGGCGAGCTGGGCGTAAAGGCCGTGTCGAGCCGGCGGTGCGTGTCGCTGCTGCTGCGGCTGGAGGAGCGGTAAGAGGTGCGTGTCACTGGAGCGGAGGTACGCATTCGGTGCAGGTCTGGATTTGGATCTGCTTGGCTTCTGTTACAAAATAATGTACATATGATCAAGGCCCAGCCaaccgtctatttatatagttaTTAATCCAAGGGTCAGATGCTCTTTGTACACATGTATATAAAGGAGATCTCTGCAATAAACAAGAAAACTCTGTCATTTGTCTCATCCTCTCTTTTGTCTCTCCACTGATTTGCCACTGAGCACTGCAACATAttgcaacacgttatcagcactgtcTCAAGgataaatcaagacaagggaaagaGCAAGAGTACCTTATGGAGAGATGCCCTCACAACTTGTGGAAAGCTCTCAAAGAGCGCTATGAACAGCAGAAGGAGCTCATATGGCCGTCAGCCAACCATGAGTGGAACCACCTTCGACTGCAAGATTTTAAATCTGTTGCAGAATATAACCATGCTCTTCATAGCATTTGTTCTAAATTGAAGTTTTGCGAGAAAGAGCCCTCTGAAGCAGACAAGATAGAGAAGACTCTATCTACCATGCTTCCAGAGGACAGGATATTGCATCAGCAGTATCGCTCTAGTAATTTCCAGAGATATTCTCAACTCATGCACACATTGACCCAAGCAGAAAAGCATCATGAGCTTCTTCTAAAGAATGCTCAGCAGCGCCCTCCTGGGTCTGCCCCTCTGCCTGAGGTACATTTCAATGTGCATAAGACTGAGAATAAGAAAGGATTCAAGAAAAACTTCAAGAATCCTCCTGGACCTCGCAAATTCAATAAGAACAAATTCCACAAGAAAGGTAAAgtaaaaggaaaaggaaatggcAAGCCTCTACCATCTAAGGGCAATAGAGCTTGCCTTAAATGTGGTACTGAGGGCCATTTTGCTAGGGATTGCACTTGCCCTAAGCACCTTGTTCTTTTGTATCAACAATCCCTAAAGAAGCCAAAGTCTCATAAGCCTGGTTTTGAGGCTCATTTCAATTCTACTGAAGCACCAATTGAGGTTGGAAGTTCTTCACTGGCTTCTGGTGACCTGAAGAACACTCTTGCTAAAGAGCACCTCAATGTGGTTGACAACAAGCCTCCACTTCTACAAGAAGATGAATCTGATGATATGATCATTGAGTATATGTCAAAAGATCCATTTGGAGATTTGGCATAAATCTCTCATGCTTGGAGATTTGATCATGATCACTGTGGCTTGTGTGGTTGTTCTATACTGTCTTTATAATGTTGTTGTAATAAGTAGAGGTATACAATCTCATGTTTTGAGATGTAACACACTCTACAGACCAGTGTTGGGTCCATTGAGTAGTGCGAACTCATTGGATGAGTCGCCATACCATTATTGTAATATTGTTTCGACATTGTGATATTTAATATCATGTTATGTATAGTACTAAGTTGCATCATAAAATTCTTATTCAGAATTTTTTTTATTTATGTATAGATGCATAATGATGACAACTCGACGGAAGAGGAATTATGCCTTGTGGATAGTTGTACCACAAACTCTATACTTAGGGAGATCAAATACTTTCAGACTCTTAAGAAAAGAGATGGGAAAGTTTTGACCATCGCCGGACGCGATGCTGTGATAGTTGGCTCTGGTCGAGCAACTATTACCCTCCCCATGGGTACTGAAATTGTGATCGAGGATGCATTATTGTATCCTGATTCTACACGTACCCTCCTAAGTTTTAGAGATATCCGGCAAAATGGATTTCATATTGAAACccatgatgaaaatcaagaagagtTTCTCTTCTTGACCAAGCCGAATAAATATGGCAAACGCATATGCAAGAAAATTCCATCACTCACGTCAGGGTTGTACTATACATATATTAAGAGCAATGCACATGTTGCATACAAGGTAATTTTCCAAGATGTTGATGCATTCCAGATTTGGCATGATCGACTTGGTCATCCTGGCATAGGGATGATGAGGAAAATTACAGGCAATTCAATTGGTCATAATTTGCCTACAACAAGTTTTCCCAAATCTAAGGATTTTGTTTGCACCGCATGTGCAACTGGGAAACTTATTTTGAGACCATCATATCTCAAAATTAAAGCTGAACCGCTTAAATTCCTTGAAAGGATTCAAGGAGATATTTGTGGGCCAATTATGCCAACTTCTGGGCCGTTCATGTATTTCATGGTACTGATTGACGCATCTACTAGATGGTCACATGTGTGTTTACTATCAACACGCAACCATGCATTTGCCAAGATAATGTCTCAAATTATCAAGTTAAAGGCAAATTTTCCTGAACATCGGATTAGTTCAATCCGAATGGACAATGCTGCTGAATTCAAATCTCAGGCATTCAATGATTATTATATGGCACTGGGGATTCAAGTACAGCACTCGGTACCGTATGTCCACACCCAGAATGGTTTGGCTGAGTCACTAATCAAGAGGATTAAACTCATAGCAAGACCATTATTGATGAATTGCAAATTGCCTTCGTCGTGTTGGGGTCATGCAGTTCTGCACGCTGCTGACCTTATACAATTACGACCAACTGCATACCATTCAACATCCCCAATACAAATGGTACGTGGAAATCCTCCAAGTATTTCTCATTTGCGTAAATTTGGATGTTGTGTATACATTCCAATCTCACCACCTCAGAGAACAGCTATGGGCCCACACAGGATAGTGGGGATCTATGTGGGATTTCAatctccgtcgatcattaagtatTTAGAACCCTTAACAGGGGATCTATTTACAGCCCGTTTTGCTGACTCTATTTCTGATGAGGAACATttcccggcattagggggagaattTAAGTACCAAAAAGAATGCCAGGAAATAAATTGGAATACTCAATGTGTTCCAGGTTCTGATCCACGTACTTCAGAAACTGAACTGCAAGTTCAGAAAATTATACATTTGCAAAGACTTGCAAATGAACTGCCAGATGCATTCACTAATTACAAAGGTGTCACTAAATCATTCATTCCTACTAGGAATGCACCAGAAAGAGTGGAAGTACCGAATAAGGCCACTCAACTCCCAGAGAGGAGAAGTATGGTGAATAAGCGCTGTTCTGTTGCTAAGAAGCAAAGAACAATAGTGAATGCAAAAGGACACCAATATGATACAATGTATCATGTGGATTGTGATGATCCACAACCTAGCTCGGATGTGCACATAACTGAGGCTGGGACATCGGAAAATCCTAGACACATCAATTTGGGAAATTCTGATGAGTCTCTAAGGAATGATGAAATTGCCATCAActatgttgagactggtgaaacatATGATAGAAAAGCTACCAATGTCGACATATATTTCTCCGAGCAGATTGCTGAGGACCTTCAAAATGATCTAGATCCTAAGACCATGGCAAAGTGCAGTAAGCGCTCGGATTGGATCAAATGGAAGGCAGCAATCGAAGCGGAGTTAGCCTCGCTTTACAAAAGAGAAGTTTTCTCTGTTGTAATACCTACACCACGTGATATCTTCCCTGTGGGATATAAGTGGGTTTTCATTCGGAAACGAAATGAAAATGGTGAGGTAGTGAGATACAAAGCAAGGCTAGTAGCACAAGGGTTTACGCAAAGACCCGGCGTTGATTTCAACGAAACTTATTCACCAGTCATGAGTGCAATAACATTCAGATATTTAATATCTTTGGCAGTGCAAAATCGTCTATCTTTGCAGTTGATGGACGTAGTGACCGCATATCTCTATGGATCACTAGATTCTGATATATACATGAAAGTTCCTGATGGAATAGATGTACCGAATCCAAAGGCAAAGCGCAACATGTATTGTGTAAAGTTGCAGAAGTCATTATATGGCTTAAAACAATCGGGCAGAATGTGGTACAACCGATTGAGTGAATTCCTTTTACGTAAGGGATACACGAAAAATGA
Proteins encoded:
- the LOC100193062 gene encoding uncharacterized protein LOC100193062 precursor → MACSTGLCFLASIPPLSASCSSGSSCFLMIKRVSSAPSLSRWTIQYKQLGHTIYRRSHVLAFASADAPQGKRSSGENVVMVDPLEAKRLAAKQMQEIRAKEKLKRRRQAEAINGALAVIGLTAGLLVEAQTGKDILGQLAGYLTAISSLFGQ